One region of Carya illinoinensis cultivar Pawnee chromosome 8, C.illinoinensisPawnee_v1, whole genome shotgun sequence genomic DNA includes:
- the LOC122319398 gene encoding protein EMBRYONIC FLOWER 1-like, which translates to MEIRGIVEEKNPCKNNSNIVSKSERSFIQIDSISIDLVSAKDNSDAEKCEHFSIRGYCSKVRKKYWKICCPFYLEVDRTESEEETSFLPPLDAPKFRWWRCQSCLSEFAAKDCGTLFNCCSTQCGSSSGCLHVGSAAVFLPGFQKTPNPVLSETSADDNRLLFCNDKKENNVEVAQNTFIGRFDIDSEQNHNQELPKFTSAANEINSSMIQERHANDTVAFKSKRNGSIEFDEPGSGSHGTADGNLKCRVKNSVQHYQIGMQTSPNDQHTDLTKAPCQTLGYLGSMVDEEPNAVNPPTTGNHSDQDLDHDSDYKKCESVEIMVGNDLLDHSSDKSCYLHRRKSRKVRLLTELLGENGDAKSDPIETDNSAFNKSRPDAFGGLDTLYVTRGQVAIQGNVRRDSSQTRKRKLLQDEEWKPPEMASRNNLKIKAKAWKRDAETTDAIVGNEFQDAIAGIDLKNDMKSHQNKGMNDRSPTTGKKKNKKIQVDDACFSLAPQPLNVQKEIQEKIEILSKSNASDGTVSFRFDHNPFKGKRMNPFHFPALRMERKRNMCQKRNKNLKAYGGQAALFPWTKEVLKNYTITRKSVDIIQTGSATNSFQSAQDSSTGKGLCLSLDSFLDVQGHDKEFISQVEDGRPSFLPWQEVNPKVDQLMRENIEITNFGHPRVPSKSPPAPFSGKGVIDEVSNKKTTSRMPFPNNIQNCLSQVEDRKCSRTHQRIFSGPSNINKALKAKEHPVVEENNSDGKVGKVSEQGPLDDVTMEVVELMAKNQYERCLPDAENKKGFLETTPNTRNGWMMGCTNIYGNGELRLLQKDNTHKQKFQTRNGRNGLIIKGQKLGPSKQKSVDYSSHIDRNSLNVSHLHQTETPTVFGTSVQSQKKPSSGVQFSATDSSRHSSGQNCNWNGGTVRHAPSHEILLALGGYDTRQTVPQQSEAAVHLWPTMVPNQMMPFGCSMPQSGLSPNNKGILSKYSNSLQKGNRDLKFFNINATSLDEKHNMSHGSETLSTTNAECPFAFKHNGIELPPSLMGPSDLYSNEAIPAMHLLSLMDAGMQSSPTFNMGGTPKLPGRPSFTHDRKSKEFQRMEIISSYKSMDSMKRPSSQYHGKTHFSEKSHGCFHCIPTVDASVSSFQCDKAFRRATNFTGQVTLKFQEKEKTRSSSSPTQARAGRSEKFVFPTGSSGTNHGAIPVRRVQKKFLGASDSSVLTLQYNGVLKNSTQHPKSNTVSELCSVNRNPAEFSMPGVGSTYMLRGEELKFGKVTDPSQTRYGLIQLNGRKRHRNLKRAVVKEHVQHCL; encoded by the exons ATGGAGATCAGAGGTATTGTGGAGGAGAAGAATCCTTGTAAGAACAATTCTAATATTGTCTCCAAGTCCGAGAGATCTTTTATTCAGATTGATTCGATATCAATAGATCTTGTCAGTGCGAAGGATAATAGTGATGCTGAAAAGTGTGAGCATTTTTCTATACG TGGATATTGCTCCAAGGTTCGGAAAAAATATTGGAAGATATGTTGTCCATTTTACCTAGAGGTTGatcggactgagtctgaggaggaAACATCTTTTCTTCCCCCTTTAGATGCTCCTAAATTCAGATGGTGGCGTTGCCAAAGTTGTCTGAGTGAGTTTGCTGCAAAAGATTGCGGAACACTCTTTAATTGTTGCAGCACTCAATGTGGCTCCAGTAGCGGTTGTCTCCATGTGGGCAGTGCTGCAGTGTTTCTGCCAGGTTTTCAGAAAACTCCAAACCCAGTTCTCAGTGAAACATCAGCTGATGACAACCGCCTTTTATTCTgtaatgataagaaagaaaataatgttGAAGTCGCACAGAACACTTTTATAG GCCGGTTTGACATTGACTCGGAACAAAATCATAATCAGGAACTCCCCAAATTCACAAGTGCTGCTAACGAAATTAATTCAAGCATGATACAAGAAAGGCATGCAAATGATACAG TGGCTTTCAAGTCAAAACGCAATGGATCTATAGAATTTGATGAGCCAGGCAGTGGGAGTCACGGAACTGCTGACGGGAACCTAAAGTGCAGAGTTAAGAATTCAGTTCAACATTATCAGATAGGAATGCAAACTTCTCCAAATGATCAACACACAGATTTAACGAAAGCACCCTGTCAGACGCTTGGATACTTAGGCAGTATGGTTGATGAGGAACCTAATGCTGTGAATCCTCCTACGACCGGAAATCATTCTGATCAGGATTTGGATCATGATTCTGattataaaaaatgtgaaagtGTTGAAATTATGGTGGGCAATGATCTTCTGGACCATTCTTCAGATAAATCATGTTATTTGCATCGTAGAAAAAGTCGAAAAGTGCGTTTGCTGACTGAGTTGCTAGGTGAAAACGGTGATGCAAAGAGTGATCCCATTGAGACAGATAATTCTGCATTCAATAAATCCCGGCCTGATGCATTTGGAGGGTTAGATACACTTTATGTAACTCGAGGTCAGGTGGCCATCCAAGGAAACGTTAGAAGGGATTCTAGTCAGACCAGGAAAAGGAAGTTGCTTCAAGATGAAGAGTGGAAACCTCCAGAAATGGCTTCTAGAAATAATTTGAAGATAAAAGCTAAGGCATGGAAGAGAGATGCAGAAACAACTGATGCAATTGTGGGTAATGAATTTCAAGATGCAATTGCAGGAAtagatttgaaaaatgatatgaagagCCATCAGAATAAAGGTATGAATGATAGAAGTCCTACCACAggcaagaagaaaaataaaaagatccaAGTTGATGATGCATGTTTTTCATTAGCACCACAACCattgaatgtgcaaaaagaaattcaggaaaaaattgaaattttaagtaaGAGCAATGCTTCTGATGGTACTGTTTCTTTCAGATTTGATCACAATCCCTTCAAAGGCAAAAGAATGAATCCCTTTCACTTTCCTGCTCTAAGAATGGAGAGAAAACGTAATATGTGCcagaaaagaaacaagaatCTAAAAGCATATGGAGGCCAAGCTGCTCTCTTTCCATGGACTAAGGAGGTGCtgaaaaattatacaattacaAGGAAAAGTGTAGATATCATACAAACTGGATCAGCAACAAATTCGTTCCAATCAGCACAAGATTCATCCACTGGAAAAGGGTTGTGCCTTTCACTTGACAGCTTTTTGGATGTACAAGGACATGACAAAGAATTTATTTCTCAAGTTGAAGATGGGCGACCTTCCTTCTTGCCTTGGCAAGAGGTCAATCCCAAAGTAGACCAGCTTATGAGGGAAAATATAGAGATTACCAATTTTGGACATCCAAGGGTTCCATCTAAATCTCCACCAGCTCCCTTTTCCGGAAAAGGTGTAATTGACGAAGTCAGTAATAAGAAAACCACTTCTAGAATGCCTTTCCCGAATAACATACAAAATTGCCTCTCTCAGGTTGAGGATAGAAAGTGTTCCCGAACTCACCAAAGG attttttctgGTCCAAGCAACATTAACAAAGCTTTAAAAGCTAAGGAGCATCCAGTTGTTGAGGAAAACAATAGTGATGGAAAAGTTGGCAAGGTGTCTGAGCAAGGACCCTTAGATGACGTTACCATGGAAGTTGTTGAGCTCATGGCAAAAAATCAGTATGAAAGGTGTCTTCCTGATGCTGAAAATAAGAAAGGATTCTTAGAAACCACCCCAAATACAAGAAATGGTTGGATGATGGGTTGTACTAACATATATGGCAATGGGGAGTTGAGACTACTACAGAAGGATAATACTCACAAGCAAAAATTCCAAACTAGAAATGGAAGGAATGGCCTAATCATCAAAGGCCAAAAGTTGGGACCCAGTAAACAAAAATCAGTTGATTACTCTTCTCATATTGATAGAAATAGCCTGAATGTAAGTCACCTGCATCAAACTGAGACCCCTACAGTGTTCGGAACTTCTGTTCAGTCCCAGAAGAAGCCGTCAAGTGGAGTCCAATTTTCTGCGACCGATTCCAGCAGGCACAGTAGTGGTCAAAATTGCAACTGGAATGGGGGTACAGTGAGACACGCGCCTTCTCATGAAATTTTGCTGGCCCTGGGAGGATATGACACACGCCAGACAGTTCCACAACAGAGTGAAGCAGCTGTTCATCTTTGGCCAACCATGGTTCCAAATCAAATGATGCCCTTTGGATGTAGCATGCCTCAAAGTGGTTTATCTCCTAACAATAAAGGTATACTTTCAAAGTATTCTAATTCACTGCAGAAGGGGAATCGTGATcttaagttttttaatataaacgCCACAAGCCTTGATGAGAAGCACAACATGAGCCATGGTTCAGAGACTTTGAGTACGACTAATGCGGAGTGTCCATTTGCTTTTAAACACAATGGGATTGAGCTTCCTCCAAGTTTGATGGGGCCGTCAGATCTGTATTCTAATGAAGCCATACCAGCAATGCATTTGCTCAGCCTCATGGATGCAGGGATGCAGTCCAGTCCTACATTTAATATGGGTGGAACACCAAAGTTGCCTGGGAGGCCTTCCTTTACTCATGATCGTAAGTCTAAGGAGTTTCAAAGGATGGAGATCATTAGTTCATATAAGTCCATGGATTCCATGAAACGACCATCATCCCAATATCATGGCAAAACCCACTTTTCAGAGAAGTCCCATGGTTGTTTTCATTGCATTCCAACAGTTGATGCGTCTGTATCTTCATTTCAATGCGACAAAGCTTTCCGAAGGGCTACTAATTTTACAGGTCAAGTTACATTGAAGTttcaagagaaagaaaagacaagAAGCTCTAGTTCACCCACACAGGCCCGCGCTGGTAGATCGGAAAAATTTGTATTCCCCACTGGTAGTTCAGGCACAAATCATGGAGCTATTCCTGTCCGTAGGGTGCAGAAAAAGTTCCTTGGTGCATCTGATTCTTCTGTTTTAACCTTGCAATATAACggagtactgaaaaattctactcaacaTCCAAAAAGCAACACTGTGTCTGAATTATGCAGTGTTAATAGAAATCCTGCTGAATTTAGCATGCCAGGAGTTGGAAGTACATACATGCTTAGAGGTGAAGAGCTTAAATTTGGAAAGGTGACGGATCCTTCACAAACTAGGTATGGCTTAATTCAGTTGAATGGCCGCAAGCGACATAGGAATCTGAAGCGCGCTGTTGTAAAAGAGCATGTACAACATTGTTTGTGA
- the LOC122318042 gene encoding L-gulonolactone oxidase 3-like isoform X1, which translates to MLIYNVSGEWRGRSEGGGGGEKFNHLGAEARRVCDLKIIIHHAFAALRLEKKQKTKPAKMRLPLRLRSALLHLLAWSSTLINIHAMPPLPPVQCNRISASGCTLYNPYGAWGDRKDCHIPNVTYPTTEEQLRLAVAYANQNKLKVKVVSKFSHSIPKLACPSSTSGSEEALLVSTAKYDSSIEVDAENFAVTADAGVGLRELIDRVEEAGLSLVAAPYWEGVSVAGLISTGAHGSSWWGKGGAVHDHVIGLSLVVPARPSEGYAKIIRLEPRDPLFDAAKVSLGLLGVISKVKFSLERGFKRSIVYNFTDDDRFEEVYVDHAKKHEFADITWYPSKHKAVYRYDDRVHLNVSGNGVYDFLGFRSNSIVISKLMRVTEQTLENARSVTGKCTLAATTVGSKELLANGLRNDLMFTGYPVVGRQGKIQTSGSCLYSPTADTMATCAWDPRINGLFFFETTAIFPAPKFGDFIRDVKKLRDLKPVNFCGVDIYNGFLIRFIKSSRAYLGQSEDSVVVDFNYYRANEPSTPRLNQEVWEEVEQMAFFKYGAKPHWAKNRNLAFLNVQHKYPNFDKFNAARKQLDPQNMFSNEWSDEIVFGKEMAAKGDGCALEGQCICSEDRHCSPDKGYFCQRGLVYKEARVCRYSPSSIS; encoded by the exons ATGCTCATATATAATGTAAGTGGAGAATGGCGAGGGAGAtcagaaggaggaggaggaggtgaaaAATTCAATCATCTTGGAGCTGAAGCTCGACGTGTCTGTGACTTAAAGATAATAATACACCATGCATTCGCAGCTTTGAGA ttggaaaaaaaacaaaagaccaAGCCGGCCAAGATGCGCCTCCCTTTGCGTCTCCGTTCTGCACTTCTCCACCTTCTCGCATGGAGTTCAACCCTGATAAACATCCATGCAATGCCACCGCTGCCACCAGTTCAATGCAACCGAATCTCTGCCTCTGGCTGCACCCTCTACAACCCCTACGGTGCATGGGGAGACCGAAAGGACTGCCACATCCCAAATGTCACGTACCCAACAACCGAAGAACAGCTCCGCTTGGCCGTTGCCTATGCCAACCAGAACAAACTCAAGGTGAAAGTTGTGAGCAAGTTTTCGCATAGCATCCCAAAACTGGCCTGCCCCAGTAGTACGTCAGGATCCGAAGAGGCATTGCTAGTAAGTACGGCAAAATATGATTCTAGCATCGAAGTTGACGCTGAGAATTTTGCTGTCACGGCTGATGCCGGCGTGGGATTACGTGAGCTGATTGATAGAGTGGAAGAAGCTGGGTTGAGTTTGGTGGCTGCGCCGTATTGGGAGGGAGTGAGCGTTGCGGGGCTTATTAGCACAGGAGCGCATGGGAGCTCTTGGTGGGGAAAGGGAGGGGCCGTTCATGATCATGTTATCGGACTGAGTCTTGTTGTTCCGGCAAGACCATCGGAAGGATATGCCAAAATTATAAGATTGGAACCACGAGATCCACTCTTTGATGCGGCTAAAGTGTCTTTGGGATTGTTGGGTGTCATATCCAAG GTAAAATTCTCTCTAGAGAGAGGATTCAAAAGAAGCATAGTCTATAATTTCACAGACGACGATCGGTTTGAAGAAGTATACGTGGACCACGCAAAGAAACACGAATTCGCAGACATAACTTGGTATCCATCAAAGCATAAAGCTGTGTATAGATATGATGACAGAGTTCACTTAAACGTCTCTGGAAATGGGGTTTATGACTTCCTCGGGTTTCGGTCAAATTCAATTGTGATCTCCAAATTAATGAGAGTAACAG AGCAAACATTGGAGAATGCACGAAGTGTGACAGGAAAATGCACACTGGCGGCAACTACAGTGGGGTCTAAGGAATTACTCGCTAATGGATTGAGGAATGACCTAATGTTCACTGGTTATCCGGTAGTTGGTCGTCAAGGCAAAATCCAAACTTCAGGTTCATGTTTATATTCACCAACCGCAGATACCATGGCCACCTGCGCTTGGGATCCAAGAATTAATGGTCTCTTCTTTTTTGAGACAACGGCAATATTCCCTGCTCCAAAGTTTGGAGACTTCATCCGTGATGTGAAAAAACTGAGAGACCTAAAACCAGTGAATTTCTGTGGGGTGGATATCTATAACGGGTTTCTGATTCGTTTCATAAAGTCTTCCAGGGCATATCTTGGTCAATCCGAGGACTCTGTGGTGGTCGATTTTAACTATTATCGTGCCAATGAGCCTTCAACTCCAAGACTGAACCAAGAAGTATGGGAAGAAGTGGAGCAAATGGCATTTTTTAAGTATGGGGCTAAGCCACATTGGGCTAAGAATAGGAACCTGGCATTCCTAAATGTGCAGCATAAGTATCCAAATTTTGACAAGTTCAACGCTGCTAGAAAACAGTTGGACCCTCAAAACATGTTCTCAAATGAATGGTCGGATGAGATAGTGTTTGGGAAGGAGATGGCAGCAAAAGGTGATGGGTGTGCCTTGGAGGGACAATGCATATGTTCCGAAGACCGACATTGCAGCCCTGATAAAGGATATTTCTGCCAACGAGGCCTTGTTTATAAGGAAGCTAGAGTTTGTAGGTATTCTCCATCTTCAATTTCATGA
- the LOC122318042 gene encoding L-gulonolactone oxidase 3-like isoform X2 — protein sequence MRLPLRLRSALLHLLAWSSTLINIHAMPPLPPVQCNRISASGCTLYNPYGAWGDRKDCHIPNVTYPTTEEQLRLAVAYANQNKLKVKVVSKFSHSIPKLACPSSTSGSEEALLVSTAKYDSSIEVDAENFAVTADAGVGLRELIDRVEEAGLSLVAAPYWEGVSVAGLISTGAHGSSWWGKGGAVHDHVIGLSLVVPARPSEGYAKIIRLEPRDPLFDAAKVSLGLLGVISKVKFSLERGFKRSIVYNFTDDDRFEEVYVDHAKKHEFADITWYPSKHKAVYRYDDRVHLNVSGNGVYDFLGFRSNSIVISKLMRVTEQTLENARSVTGKCTLAATTVGSKELLANGLRNDLMFTGYPVVGRQGKIQTSGSCLYSPTADTMATCAWDPRINGLFFFETTAIFPAPKFGDFIRDVKKLRDLKPVNFCGVDIYNGFLIRFIKSSRAYLGQSEDSVVVDFNYYRANEPSTPRLNQEVWEEVEQMAFFKYGAKPHWAKNRNLAFLNVQHKYPNFDKFNAARKQLDPQNMFSNEWSDEIVFGKEMAAKGDGCALEGQCICSEDRHCSPDKGYFCQRGLVYKEARVCRYSPSSIS from the exons ATGCGCCTCCCTTTGCGTCTCCGTTCTGCACTTCTCCACCTTCTCGCATGGAGTTCAACCCTGATAAACATCCATGCAATGCCACCGCTGCCACCAGTTCAATGCAACCGAATCTCTGCCTCTGGCTGCACCCTCTACAACCCCTACGGTGCATGGGGAGACCGAAAGGACTGCCACATCCCAAATGTCACGTACCCAACAACCGAAGAACAGCTCCGCTTGGCCGTTGCCTATGCCAACCAGAACAAACTCAAGGTGAAAGTTGTGAGCAAGTTTTCGCATAGCATCCCAAAACTGGCCTGCCCCAGTAGTACGTCAGGATCCGAAGAGGCATTGCTAGTAAGTACGGCAAAATATGATTCTAGCATCGAAGTTGACGCTGAGAATTTTGCTGTCACGGCTGATGCCGGCGTGGGATTACGTGAGCTGATTGATAGAGTGGAAGAAGCTGGGTTGAGTTTGGTGGCTGCGCCGTATTGGGAGGGAGTGAGCGTTGCGGGGCTTATTAGCACAGGAGCGCATGGGAGCTCTTGGTGGGGAAAGGGAGGGGCCGTTCATGATCATGTTATCGGACTGAGTCTTGTTGTTCCGGCAAGACCATCGGAAGGATATGCCAAAATTATAAGATTGGAACCACGAGATCCACTCTTTGATGCGGCTAAAGTGTCTTTGGGATTGTTGGGTGTCATATCCAAG GTAAAATTCTCTCTAGAGAGAGGATTCAAAAGAAGCATAGTCTATAATTTCACAGACGACGATCGGTTTGAAGAAGTATACGTGGACCACGCAAAGAAACACGAATTCGCAGACATAACTTGGTATCCATCAAAGCATAAAGCTGTGTATAGATATGATGACAGAGTTCACTTAAACGTCTCTGGAAATGGGGTTTATGACTTCCTCGGGTTTCGGTCAAATTCAATTGTGATCTCCAAATTAATGAGAGTAACAG AGCAAACATTGGAGAATGCACGAAGTGTGACAGGAAAATGCACACTGGCGGCAACTACAGTGGGGTCTAAGGAATTACTCGCTAATGGATTGAGGAATGACCTAATGTTCACTGGTTATCCGGTAGTTGGTCGTCAAGGCAAAATCCAAACTTCAGGTTCATGTTTATATTCACCAACCGCAGATACCATGGCCACCTGCGCTTGGGATCCAAGAATTAATGGTCTCTTCTTTTTTGAGACAACGGCAATATTCCCTGCTCCAAAGTTTGGAGACTTCATCCGTGATGTGAAAAAACTGAGAGACCTAAAACCAGTGAATTTCTGTGGGGTGGATATCTATAACGGGTTTCTGATTCGTTTCATAAAGTCTTCCAGGGCATATCTTGGTCAATCCGAGGACTCTGTGGTGGTCGATTTTAACTATTATCGTGCCAATGAGCCTTCAACTCCAAGACTGAACCAAGAAGTATGGGAAGAAGTGGAGCAAATGGCATTTTTTAAGTATGGGGCTAAGCCACATTGGGCTAAGAATAGGAACCTGGCATTCCTAAATGTGCAGCATAAGTATCCAAATTTTGACAAGTTCAACGCTGCTAGAAAACAGTTGGACCCTCAAAACATGTTCTCAAATGAATGGTCGGATGAGATAGTGTTTGGGAAGGAGATGGCAGCAAAAGGTGATGGGTGTGCCTTGGAGGGACAATGCATATGTTCCGAAGACCGACATTGCAGCCCTGATAAAGGATATTTCTGCCAACGAGGCCTTGTTTATAAGGAAGCTAGAGTTTGTAGGTATTCTCCATCTTCAATTTCATGA